One stretch of Armigeres subalbatus isolate Guangzhou_Male chromosome 2, GZ_Asu_2, whole genome shotgun sequence DNA includes these proteins:
- the LOC134211815 gene encoding uncharacterized protein LOC134211815 isoform X5: protein MRKNIASPVQGSSSASLKTPKMSTSSKNNNSRRIKQQQQPQLSSPEPTERIEELPAVSCYSVASIARDYNAVPAGKASASGILHHLPPYSIAPSRLEQPTLPNGVTRKDADLYKQVRDQAAISLAEMMRLDSKVFMKDVTPEPTSSPSKKTAVTATLQSPSKFMAAQERCPAAIEFGKYEIQTWYSSPFPQEYARLPKLFLCEFCLKYTKSKAVLQRHQDKCSWRHPPGTEIYRCNDISIFEVDGNSNKIYCQNLCLLAKLFLDHKTLYYDVEPFLFYVLTKYDRKGYHLVGYFSKEKHCQQKYNVSCIMTMPQYQRQGFGRFLIDFSYLLSREEGQPGTPEKPLSDLGRVSYHAYWRSVVLDYLYQNRKRSVSLKTISHETGIVIADVALAFQLLNFIKYIKVVRGAFKLYQPVICVDWNIVEMHYERSLHSRTRRTIDKECLRWTPLLSAVPFFIDNDNIPDAPTAIDKRLKLDKCDEVVKTPEPDSGKHPISVVAALQSDVCEEFRGVKKRGKRYSSIKPLKLPKKLTAEKQPDPFPVVENKVEKPPPNILEATSSGRKRVRPNKYNETTYDAIGGKLSTVETANMSVEVPYGKRRRSENIEHSGGEAKRTRLGPENSESPLRESVKPTITSRRSKELPVDASRDEGPNPTFDIKRRRRVSERRLSNQPDPSTSVAESSINDQNMTTDDEVPTNEVDKDRPTHDLSTPDIPLKVKRRVVQRFSSRNSSRIAATSATNADSDGQAVTSQVSKKHLTLPEVPQTKSVPHNTTEDSRECDTNSRHENTTPTKTNSEQEKAKTISPDERKARRSSCRNLNSSSELSSGEADDEMEEEVVNRKKSYASPSRDLSASSNQREMLVNKDVILENQEDIEAIEKQKKPFQDNCEPLQQLSLEQSCDDPGTETDNSTIGEVQEQTPDDTTKKVDKPAEVNSNEPENKFSPKKQSVVGVDLCEPHDTRKNEDEGLNETLPSETCLPPTQKEESGPVEVSSIQQIKENSSGTDEVVLSSVDINCDNYDSVNNNGKISTPVTENTQVAQKKTNLHLETPSLNQTISTCTDLRIEERAANEQSPALPQITTHDTTDLPGEKSKERIENIEEKSLDFSEKISVITESKPAPGIVCEKSETETKNEDPARGNADILPEKDNVESKSPVKELTQQQVNMFFPSLNSNQVETGNSSSSSKNGNTASVLKINENYDKNMESRRPKIIVDVKSSSENSQKELKSEHSTFDLTDSKVAMTQISAESIIKTDAEERVGLSDNITCVSTIEAAGSHKKKFIKNAAEEANKQFAAETQQSKEKSVIQQCDDIKCINVQSTAASATIASNMRDEQLPSAVKALEIKKEPLPGKFPKSDPACQAQQLAQAGNEKIKASESNKSVNLIENQAIYEAVQKACTEPKKMKDKCTGAEDLKKSKSDVKKMANALVKSESKNETKLKTDQESINCSSSQSSKRLESTKKESTKSIPSGVANSCAKSGFSSDQLKSNVQQDVNKIGGSSTITNSSSRTEKYSAKHSMHDAKTIDLNKIPPQFPPINQLPNYHATNPYWQIDPYYSSYNLSHLDATSQKSPNKFHLDLATSMAYGSFSSNLYQTALQHQEQQYQQHQQSYQAKERSNQRADKKVQSNQVAGSNNADNNKHNKNSKVIEDQKYIKSGGNDHQTPQHVAGVNMTVNVEGNSCAKSLSSTQYSNHNSMKSSTKIKMENKGNDNCMISNKSSHTQQNQQPAHANATQQSASCQMLAMQPHQQQQQHQQAHHNQQVMNKNMQQQIVSNKSNYSNDDLNHQETTNSSSNMATDLKQGGNTQEVQSIGVYTPDSTTNSVHSLHQYGQCDLDAQLGLESPASISSDMTAQNSVESIRPSSVAPHQVNQYSDCSIQQQQQHQTQMQQQIQNMHTHVPASSPQQQSMAIINNNPNIDNSNTGGGRGKVQQQQLQNQNTRNSSTNRSLTPKVSRNTATPVNNHQQQRHHNRATPPVGNAIQPLTSPGLHQQQSQQQSMQQQNVAQQQQQQQQQHQHQLALQQQMHQSYGHITGSSLNHQNHSQNMHQSGYITSQLGISSQAYPQSPTSYGSVPMTTVIQHRMSGSHTSLATPNSLHSPHQRLGPSPSSCAVSSANNFYIQSGNVSHPQSHTPIPAPTPTPTPTPTPTPQMDNSCQAANLQGTVSQGNVIQGSLSCLTKLQQLTTSVDMVGSSCNTPPAGVNITPPPNHHSHVGGSITPSPSSHMTNQNAVRNISTPPASIQAQMPSLNYHKYYTGSQNSGGRLARNTASAPIQHMSNSSSRVSPNVAINPNLMSPYSTLNSYRMSAAQPSSAGGYITNPAAGFINNATQIPVQMGVMNMQSQYQDPSAIQRAQQNSMYPAYSPYLPPMRR from the exons AGCAACCTACATTGCCCAACGGAGTAACGCGGAAGGATGCCGACCTTTACAAGCAGGTGCGCGACCAGGCTGCTATTTCTCTCGCCGAGATGATGCGACTTGATTCTAAAGTATTCATGAAGGATGTCACCCCTGAGCCCACCTCTTCGCCATCAAAGAAAACTGCCGTCACTGCTACACTGCAATCGCCCTCCAAGTTTATGGCTGCCCAAGAACGGTGTCCTGCTGCAATAGAGTTTGGAAAATATGAAATTCAAACTTGGTATTCAAGTCCGTTTCCCCAGGAATATGCTAG GTTACCAAAGCTGTTCCTGTGCGAGTTTTGCTTGAAATACACAAAAAGCAAGGCTGTTTTGCAGCGACATCAGGACAAATGTTCGTGGCGGCATCCACCCGGGACTGAAATCTACCGCTGCAACGATATTTCCATCTTTGAAGTAGATGGAAactcaaacaaaatttattgccaaaatctttgtttgctaGCGAAGTTGTTTTTAGATCATAAAACATTGTACTACGATGTAGAACCGTTTCTGTTCTACGTTCTTACCAAGTATGACCGCAAAGGATATCATCTTGTAGGGTATTTCTCAAAAGAGAAACATTGTCAGCAGAAGTACAACGTGTCGTGCATAATGACGATGCCACAATACCAGCGACAAGGGTTTGGTcgctttttgattgatttcagCTATTTGTTAAGCCGCGAAGAAGGTCAACCCGGTACTCCAGAGAAACCTCTCTCCGATTTAGGTCGCGTTTCGTATCATGCGTACTGGCGATCGGTAGTTTTAGACTACTTATATCAAAACAGGAAAAGATCAGTCTCTTTGAAAACAATTTCACATGAAACAGGTATTGTGATTGCAGATGTAGCTTTAGCTTTTCAGTTGTTAAACTTCATTAAGTACATAAAGGTAGTAAGGGGTGCATTTAAATTGTATCAACCGGTAATTTGTGTAGATTGGAATATTGTTGAAATGCACTATGAACGATCTTTACACTCGAGAACTAGGCGAACGATTGACAAAGAATGTTTACGGTGGACCCCGTTATTATCAGCTGTACCATTTTTTATCGATAATGATAACATACCAGACGCGCCGACGGCTATAGACAAACGATTAAAATTGGATAAGTGTGATGAAGTTGTCAAGACCCCTGAGCCGGACAGTGGTAAACATCCTATTTCGGTTGTAGCAGCTCTGCAGAGCGACGTTTGTGAAGAGTTCAGGGGGGTCAAAAAACGAGGCAAACGGTATTCCTCTATTAAGCCATTGAAACTGCCTAAAAAGTTGACAGCTGAAAAGCAACCAGATCCTTTCCCAGTTGTTGAGAATAAAGTGGAAAAACCTCCTCCGAACATCTTAGAGGCAACATCCTCAGGGCGTAAACGTGTAAGGCCTAACAAGTATAACGAAACAACATATGACGCAATAGGAGGAAAATTATCAACAGTTGAAACTGCGAACATGTCAGTGGAGGTGCCCTATGGAAAACGAAGGCGATCAGAAAATATCGAACATTCTGGAGGTGAAGCAAAAAGAACTCGTCTTGGTCCTGAAAACAGCGAGTCACCTTTAAGAGAATCTGTTAAACCTACGATTACCTCAAGACGGTCAAAGGAACTTCCTGTTGATGCCTCCAGAGATGAAGGACCTAACCCTACGTTCGATATTAAAAGGAGACGACGTGTATCTGAAAGACGATTATCGAATCAACCAGATCCGTCGACTAGTGTTGCCGAATCCAGTATTAACGATCAAAATATGACCACTGATGATGAAGTGCCTACAAATGAAGTGGATAAGGATCGCCCGACGCATGATCTCTCGACTCCGGACATACCCCTTAAGGTCAAAAGGCGGGTTGTGCAACGGTTTAGTAGTCGAAATTCAAGCAGGATAGCAGCAACCTCTGCGACGAATGCCGATAGTGATGGGCAAGCTGTAACGTCACAGGTTTCAAAAAAGCATTTGACTCTACCTGAGGTACCTCAAACAAAATCGGTACCTCATAACACGACAGAAGACAGTCGAGAGTGTGATACAAACTCTCGTCATGAAAACACCACACCAACCAAAACAAATTCGGAACaagaaaaagcaaaaactatttCTCCTGATGAAAGGAAAGCTCGGCGAAGCAGTTGTAGAAATTTGAATTCTTCTAGTGAACTGTCCTCTGGAGAAGCAGATGATGAAATGGAAGAGGAAGTTGTAAATAGGAAGAAATCGTATGCATCACCTTCCAGAGACCTGTCTGCGTCAAGTAACCAGCGTGAAATGTTAGTGAATAAGGATGTTATTCTAGAAAATCAGGAAGACATCGAagcaattgaaaaacaaaagaagCCTTTTCAGGATAATTGTGAACCACTACAACAATTATCACTCGAGCAAAGTTGTGACGATCCTGGGACGGAAACCGATAATAGTACCATAGGGGAAGTTCAAGAGCAAACACCAGATGATACTACGAAGAAAGTCGATAAACCTGCTGAAGTAAATTCAAATGaacctgaaaacaaattttcgccGAAAAAGCAAAGTGTTGTTGGCGTCGATTTATGTGAGCCCCACGATACAAGAAAAAACGAAGACGAAGGTCTGAATGAAACGTTGCCATCAGAGACATGTTTGCCACCAACGCAAAAAGAGGAGTCTGGTCCAGTTGAAGTTTCTAGTATTCaacaaattaaagaaaattctaGCGGTACGGACGAAGTGGTGCTGTCTAGTGTTGACATTAATTGTGATAATTATGATTCCGTTAATAACAACGGAAAAATCTCCACACCTGTAACGGAAAACACGCAAGTAGCtcagaaaaaaacaaatcttcacTTAGAAACTCCTTCGTTAAATCAAACCATATCTACTTGTACAGATTTAAGGATAGAAGAGAGAGCGGCGAATGAACAATCACCAGCTTTACCGCAGATTACTACCCACGATACGACTGATCTTCCAGGGGAAAAATCGAAGGAACGCATCGAAAATATAGAAGAGAAATCCCTTGATTTTAGCGAGAAAATTTCTGTTATAACTGAATCAAAACCTGCCCCTGGAATTGTATGTGAAAAATCGGAAACAGAAACTAAAAACGAAGACCCGGCGAGGGGAAACGCAGATATTTTGCCGGAGAAGGATAACGTTGAATCAAAAAGCCCCGTGAAAGAACTTACTCAACAGCAGGTAAACATGTTTTTTCCTTCCCTAAATTCAAATCAAGTTGAGACGGGAAACAGCAGCAGTAGTAGCAAAAATGGTAATACGGCAAGTGTTTTAAAGATTAACGAGAACTATGACAAGAATATGGAATCTCGCAGGCCTAAGATAATTGTAGATGTAAAATCGAGCAGTGAAAACTCACaaaaagaactaaaaagtgaaCATTCCACATTTGATCTAACAGATAGCAAAGTTGCTATGACTCAAATATCCGCTGAGTCGATAATCAAAACGGATGCAGAAGAAAGAGTAGGGTTATCGGATAACATAACATGTGTCAGTACGATAGAAGCGGCAGGATcgcataaaaaaaagtttataaaaaACGCAGCTGAAGAGGCCAACAAACAATTTGCAGCTGAAACACAACAATCCAAAGAGAAATCCGTCATACAGCAATGCGATGATATTAAATGCATCAACGTACAGTCAACGGCAGCATCAGCTACCATCGCATCTAACATGCGAGACGAACAGTTGCCATCAGCGGTTAAGGCGctggaaataaagaaggaacCTTTGCCAGGAAAGTTTCCGAAATCTGACCCAGCATGCCAGGCACAGCAGTTAGCACAGGCCGGTAATGAGAAAATCAAGGCTTCTGAATCTAATAAGTCTGTAAATTTGATAGAAAATCAAGCAATTTATGAGGCTGTTCAAAAAGCTTGTACAGAGCCGAAAAAAATGAAAGATAAATGCACTGGTGCTGAAGACTTAAAAAAGAGTAAGTCAGATGTAAAAAAAATGGCGAACGCTTTAGTTAAATCGGAATcaaaaaacgaaacaaaactGAAAACTGATCAGGAGAGTATTAACTGTAGCAGCAGCCAAAGTTCCAAGAGGCTAGAAAGTACCAAGAAAGAATCAACCAAAAGTATTCCATCAGGAGTAGCAAATAGCTGTGCAAAGAGTGGGTTCAGTTCAGATCAACTAAAATCAAATGTTCAACAGGATGTCAACAAAATTGGAGGAAGTTCTACGATTACTAATTCCAGTTCTAGGACCGAGAAGTATTCAGCAAAACATAGTATGCACGACGCAAAGACCATTGACTTGAATAAAATTCCTCCGCAGTTTCCACCTATCAATCAGCTGCCAAACTATCATGCAACGAATCCATACTGGCAAATAGACCCGTATTATTCAAGCTACAACCTGTCCCACCTTGATGCTACTAGTCAGAAGTCACCCAACAAGTTCCATCTAGATTTGGCTACATCTATGGCCTATGGAAGCTTTTCCTCTAATTTATATCAAACCGCACTTCAACATCAGGAGCAGCAATACCAACAGCATCAACAATCATATCAAGCAAAAGAGCGTTCGAATCAGCGAGCGGACAAGAAAGTTCAATCAAATCAAGTGGCGGGAAGCAACAATGCAGATAATAACAAGCACAACAAAAATTCGAAGGTAATAGAGGATCAGAAATATATAAAAAGTGGTGGCAACGACCATCAAACGCCACAACATGTAGCCGGGGTTAATATGACAGTCAACGTAGAAGGTAATTCGTGTGCCAAATCGCTGAGCTCTACGCAGTATTCCAATCATAATTCAATGAAATCAAGCACcaaaataaaaatggaaaacaaagGCAATGACAACTGCATGATCAGCAACAAATCAAGCCACACGCAGCAGAATCAGCAACCTGCACATGCAAATGCCACCCAACAGTCTGCTTCTTGTCAGATGCTTGCTATGCAGCCACaccaacaacagcaacaacaccAACAAGCGCATCACAACCAAcaagttatgaataaaaatatgCAACAGCAAATAGTTTCCAACAAAAGTAACTATTCGAACGACGATCTTAATCATCAGGAAACTACCAACAGCAGTTCCAACATGGCAACAGACTTGAAACAGGGCGGAAATACACAAGAAGTGCAATCAATTGGTGTGTACACGCCTGATTCAACAACAAATTCCGTGCATAGTTTACATCAATATGGACAATGTGATTTAGACGCCCAGTTGGGTTTAGAGTCTCCGGCAAGTATATCGAGTGACATGACTGCTCAAAATTCTGTTGAAAGTATAAGGCCATCTAGTGTTGCACCACACCAGGTTAATCAGTACTCTGATTGTTCAatacagcaacaacagcaacatCAAACACAAATGCAGCAACAAATACAGAATATGCATACCCACGTGCCGGCATCTAGTCCGCAGCAGCAATCGATGGCAATCATCAATAATAATCCAAATATTGACAACTCTAATACTGGGGGAGGTCGTGGTAAGGTTCAGCAGCAACAATTACAGAACCAAAACACTCGTAATTCAAGCACGAATCGATCTTTGACTCCCAAGGTTAGCAGAAATACAGCGACTCCTGTAAATAACCATCAACAGCAACGTCATCATAACCGAGCCACTCCTCCGGTAGGAAATGCTATTCAACCATTAACAAGTCCAGGGCTTCATCAGCAGCAGTCTCAACAACAGTCAATGCAACAACAGAACGTTGctcaacaacagcaacaacagcagcagcaacaccaGCATCAGTTGGCGTTGCAGCAGCAAATGCACCAATCTTACGGACACATAACTGGATCATCACTGAATCATCAGAACCATTCGCAAAATATGCATCAATCGGGATACATTACATCACAATTAGGAATCTCTAGTCAAGCCTATCCCCAATCTCCGACATCCTATGGAAGTGTCCCGATGACAACGGTCATTCAACACCGGATGTCCGGTAGCCATACAAGCCTTGCAACACCGAATAGCCTTCATAGTCCACATCAGCGCCTTGGACCGTCTCCTTCTTCTTGTGCGGTATCGTCGgcaaacaatttctatattcAGTCCGGTAACGTAAGTCATCCTCAATCCCATACTCCCATTCCTGCGCCCACTCCTACACCAACTCCAACACCTACACCAACACCTCAAATGGATAATTCGTGCCAGGCTGCGAACCTACAGGGTACAGTGAGTCAGGGTAACGTTATTCAGGGCTCCCTATCGTGCTTGACGAAATTGCAGCAGTTGACAACAAGCGTAGATATGGTGGGATCTTCGTGCAACACCCCGCCTGCCGGAGTCAACATTACTCCTCCACCAAATCACCACTCACATGTTGGTGGTTCCATTACACCATCTCCATCCTCTCACATGACTAATCAAAACGCAGTGCGCAATATTTCTACTCCGCCGGCGTCTATTCAAGCGCAGATGCCATCGCTCAATTACCACAAGTACTACACTGGATCGCAAAACAGCGGTGGACGCCTAGCTCGGAATACTGCATCCGCTCCCATTCAACACATGAGCAATAGCTCGAGTCGTGTTAGTCCAAACGTTGCAATAAATCCAAATCTCATGTCACCATACAGTACACTGAACTCGTATCGAATGTCCGCTGCTCAACCGTCATCTGCTGGAGGCTACATCACCAATCCCGCAGCAGGATTTATAAATAATGCCACACAAATTCCCGTGCAGATGGGAGTTATGAATATGCAATCACAATATCAGGATCCTTCGGCAATTCAACGCGCGCAACAGAATTCCATGTACCCGGCATACTCGCCCTATCTGCCACCAATGAGACGATAG